The Polycladomyces subterraneus genome includes a window with the following:
- a CDS encoding N,N-dimethylformamidase beta subunit family domain-containing protein, which yields MKRPLSQTIYLCILVVGMIALFTVVSIFKINSIQAHTVNAHHQVKVSQHLKESVKANRKQLPWMISKPAGKALEGYASDISVTPGQTIKLFINSTKAYSADIYRMGYYNGIGAKLMKQLPVHPPVKQTANVNPETMDANWKPVQTLKIPTDWPSGFYLIKLIATNGMASYIPFVIHEKNPSADFAVMLATNTYEAYNGWGGKSLYTYNSSNHKISYMVSFNRPFDDGYGSGQFFKFEYNLVRWLEKNNYNITYITDTDIDEGILNRSHIKALIIAGHSEYWSSEERREIQTHTEKNLNLATFGANVGYWKVRFNEDNNGNPNRIMICYKYATKKDPFFKKHPSMSTGQFIDPPFREPEEEVIGNSYNGIPDDFHTAPLVVSMPDHWIYNGTGLKKGDKINGVIGGEINQYKGRIHAKVDVIAHSPVQVHKQKRYSDVVWGVRPSGTKFFATGTFLWSWFLDPFGHEKIAKYNPNFAHADPRIQQMTKNVLNHLR from the coding sequence TATGTATTTTGGTAGTAGGGATGATCGCATTATTTACAGTAGTTTCCATTTTCAAGATTAATTCTATACAAGCTCACACGGTAAACGCTCACCATCAGGTCAAGGTAAGCCAACACCTCAAGGAATCGGTTAAAGCGAACAGGAAGCAACTCCCCTGGATGATCTCAAAGCCAGCCGGAAAAGCGCTGGAGGGCTATGCTTCTGATATTTCCGTAACTCCGGGTCAAACGATCAAATTATTTATTAACAGTACAAAAGCCTACTCAGCGGACATTTATCGTATGGGCTATTACAACGGAATCGGCGCTAAATTAATGAAACAATTGCCGGTTCATCCACCTGTGAAACAAACGGCAAACGTTAACCCGGAAACAATGGACGCCAATTGGAAGCCCGTCCAAACGCTTAAAATCCCTACAGACTGGCCAAGTGGATTTTATTTAATTAAACTTATCGCCACTAACGGAATGGCCAGTTATATTCCTTTTGTCATCCATGAGAAAAACCCCTCTGCCGATTTTGCCGTAATGTTGGCGACCAATACTTATGAAGCTTATAACGGATGGGGTGGGAAAAGCCTTTACACCTACAATAGCTCAAACCACAAAATCTCCTACATGGTTTCTTTTAACCGCCCCTTTGATGACGGATACGGCAGCGGACAATTTTTTAAGTTCGAATATAATTTGGTGCGTTGGTTGGAAAAAAACAACTATAACATTACTTACATTACAGACACGGATATTGATGAAGGAATTCTTAACCGGTCGCATATCAAAGCATTGATCATTGCCGGACACTCGGAATATTGGTCTTCGGAAGAGCGCCGGGAAATACAGACTCACACCGAAAAAAACCTTAATCTCGCAACCTTTGGCGCAAATGTAGGCTATTGGAAAGTCCGCTTTAATGAGGACAATAACGGAAATCCAAACAGAATCATGATTTGCTATAAATACGCGACAAAAAAAGATCCTTTCTTTAAAAAACATCCTTCGATGAGTACGGGACAGTTTATCGATCCACCCTTTAGAGAGCCGGAAGAAGAGGTCATCGGTAACAGTTACAATGGGATACCAGATGATTTTCACACCGCCCCCCTCGTCGTTTCAATGCCGGATCACTGGATCTACAACGGAACGGGATTAAAAAAAGGGGATAAAATCAACGGAGTCATTGGGGGAGAAATCAATCAATATAAAGGTCGAATTCATGCGAAAGTAGATGTTATCGCACATTCCCCCGTTCAGGTCCATAAACAGAAACGCTACTCTGATGTCGTTTGGGGAGTGAGACCTTCGGGGACGAAGTTTTTTGCAACCGGAACTTTTTTGTGGAGCTGGTTTTTAGATCCATTTGGTCACGAAAAAATAGCGAAATATAACCCCAATTTCGCCCATGCCGACCCCCGCATTCAACAAATGACAAAAAACGTTCTCAATCATTTAAGATAA